In Musa acuminata AAA Group cultivar baxijiao chromosome BXJ3-11, Cavendish_Baxijiao_AAA, whole genome shotgun sequence, one DNA window encodes the following:
- the LOC135652729 gene encoding cytochrome P450 89A2-like has product METTWVLLSLSLSLCVALAFLLKPNKCKRRLPPGPPAVPLLGNLLWLNHSLTDIEAVLRDLRPRYGPIVTLRIASRTSIFVSDPHLAHKALVEHGAAFADRPTPLPASRFLSNDRHNITTASYGPVWRLLRRNLVSETLHPSRTKLFAGARAWVLGVLTSKLRAEADREAAGVVVMETFQFSMFCLLVLMCFGEKLDEEAVTAIEVATRDLLLFSSQLNAFAFLPRIGKYLLRRKWNTVLELRQRQKDRFLPLIRARREHKMTKQDGNERFVHSYVDSLLDVEIAEEGGRKLTDDELVGLCSEFMNAGTDTTSTALQWIMAELVRHPEVQERLWQEVVAVAGSESEEVREEDLHRMPYLKAVVMEGLRRHPPAHFVLPHAVSEEVTLAGYDIPKGATVNFMVAEMGWDEGVWEEPLEFKPERFLEGGAGHGVDVTGSREIKMMPFGVGRRVCAGLGLAMLHLEYFVANLVKEFEWKPVAGEEVDLSEKTEFTVVMKHPLRARLLPRKKNKY; this is encoded by the coding sequence ATGGAGACTACTTGggtcctcctctccctctccctttccCTATGCGTCGCCCTCGCCTTCCTCCTCAAGCCAAACAAATGCAAGCGGCGCCTCCCGCCTGGCCCCCCCGCCGTCCCCCTCCTCGGCAACCTGCTGTGGCTCAACCACTCGCTCACCGACATTGAGGCCGTCCTTCGCGACCTCCGCCCCCGATACGGCCCCATCGTCACCCTCCGCATCGCCTCCCGCACCTCCATCTTCGTGTCGGACCCTCACCTCGCCCACAAGGCCCTTGTCGAGCACGGCGCCGCCTTCGCCGACCGGCCCACCCCGCTCCCGGCCTCCCGGTTCCTCAGCAACGACCGGCACAACATCACCACCGCCTCCTACGGCCCCGTCTGGCGCCTCCTCCGCCGCAACCTCGTCTCCGAGACGCTCCACCCCTCCCGCACGAAGCTGTTCGCGGGAGCGCGCGCGTGGGTCCTCGGCGTGCTGACCTCCAAGCTCCGAGCTGAGGCTGACCGCGAGGCAGCCGGCGTCGTGGTCATGGAGACCTTCCAGTTCTCCATGTTTTGCTTGCTCGTCCTGATGTGTTTCGGCGAGAAGCTGGACGAGGAAGCGGTCACGGCGATTGAGGTGGCCACTCGTGACCTTCTCCTCTTTAGCAGTCAGCTCAACGCCTTCGCTTTCCTGCCGCGGATAGGCAAGTACCTATTGCGCCGCAAGTGGAACACCGTCCTCGAGCTGCGACAGAGGCAAAAGGATAGGTTTCTCCCATTGATACGCGCTCGCAGAGAGCATAAGATGACGAAGCAAGACGGCAACGAGAGGTTCGTCCACTCCTACGTGGACTCGCTCCTGGATGTCGAGATCGCGGAGGAAGGAGGGAGGAAGCTCACCGACGACGAGCTGGTCGGCTTGTGCTCGGAGTTCATGAACGCGGGCACGGACACGACCTCGACCGCACTGCAATGGATCATGGCGGAGCTGGTGAGGCACCCGGAGGTGCAAGAGAGGCTGTGGCAGGAGGTCGTGGCCGTCGCGGGGAGCGAATCCGAGGAGGTCAGGGAGGAGGATCTCCACAGGATGCCGTATCTGAAGGCGGTGGTGATGGAGGGGCTGCGGCGGCACCCGCCGGCGCACTTCGTGCTGCCGCACGCGGTGTCGGAGGAAGTGACGCTCGCGGGGTACGACATACCGAAGGGCGCGACGGTGAACTTCATGGTGGCGGAGATGGGATGGGATGAGGGGGTGTGGGAGGAGCCACTGGAGTTCAAGCCGGAGCGGTTCTTGGAGGGCGGCGCCGGGCATGGGGTGGACGTGACGGGGAGCAGGGAGATCAAGATGATGCCGTTCGGGGTGGGGAGGAGGGTCTGCGCGGGGCTGGGGCTGGCGATGCTGCACCTCGAGTACTTCGTGGCCAACTTGGTGAAGGAGTTCGAGTGGAAACCAGTGGCGGGGGAAGAGGTGGATTTGAGCGAGAAGACGGAGTTCACCGTGGTCATGAAGCATCCACTGCGCGCTCGGTTGCTTCCTAGGAAGAAGAACAAGTACTGA
- the LOC135653385 gene encoding UPF0496 protein 4-like, which translates to MSRPHDGLCILLHFGNHSRVTGHKGSSKLLALLSHFERNLAEKMRKLHAEVISDVFSLSWIKHAVKSLSDVHADIKTLIMELQFPVSDWDERWIQEYFENSLKMLDICNALSAELTRLDQGQLLLRYVLRILDISSSFPSSEQLRRAHVSLDDWLKQANSSSPKLEKCHAILQILHDTLCLPKIKYSAKGRVLMRAFYGVEVMTLFTCSIIITALTGCSKPLMDLHIVDEFLWLEAFNNLQAFLNEEIRRQLLGGKVMMLKEIKALKMSALMFRSLTNRIDYVEEPAQLSMDVKKDESNSPKEYADPEKRRRLQECMTHLTDGGEVFGRELDSLSKQVNDFFHILLTGRDALLCNLRASSISKKQ; encoded by the coding sequence atgagCCGACCACATGATGGACTGTGCATCTTATTGCACTTTGGAAATCATTCTCGGGTTACTGGTCACAAAGGCTCATCGAAGCTTCTTGCTTTACTGAGTCATTTCGAGCGAAACCTTGCAGAAAAAATGAGAAAACTCCACGCAGAAGTAATCTCAGATGTCTTTTCTTTATCTTGGATAAAACATGCTGTTAAATCATTATCGGATGTCCACGCCGACATTAAAACATTAATAATGGAACTTCAATTCCCTGTTTCTGACTGGGATGAGAGATGGATTCAAGAATACTTTGAGAACAGTTTGAAGATGCTTGACATTTGCAATGCATTAAGTGCTGAGCTTACCCGATTAGATCAAGGCCAGCTTTTGCTTCGATATGTGCTGCGCATCCTGGATATCTCATCtagttttccttcatctgaacaaTTGAGAAGAGCTCATGTATCTCTTGATGATTGGCTGAAGCAGGCTAACTCTTCGAGTCCTAAGCTAGAAAAGTGTCATGCTATCTTGCAGATCCTTCATGACACCCTTTGTTTGCCAAAGATAAAATATTCTGCCAAAGGGAGGGTGCTAATGAGAGCCTTTTATGGAGTTGAGGTCATGACTCTATTCACTTGCAGTATCATCATAACAGCACTGACAGGCTGCTCAAAGCCCTTGATGGACTTGCATATTGTCGATGAGTTCTTATGGCTCGAGGCATTCAACAATTTGCAAGCTTTCTTGAATGAGGAAATTAGAAGACAGTTGCTGGGTGGAAAAGTAATGATGctaaaagaaataaaagcactcaaAATGAGTGCTCTGATGTTCCGTTCCTTAACTAACAGAATTGATTATGTGGAAGAACCAGCACAGCTAAGCATGGATGTTAAGAAGGATGAGTCGAACTCACCAAAGGAGTATGCTGACCCTGAAAAGAGACGAAGGCTGCAAGAATGCATGACACATTTGACCGATGGAGGAGAGGTGTTTGGCCGTGAGCTAGATTCTCTGTCAAAACAAGTAAATGACTTTTTTCACATTTTACTAACTGGACGTGATGCCTTACTTTGTAATCTTAGGGCATCCAGTATATCCAAAAAGCAGTAG
- the LOC135652691 gene encoding monothiol glutaredoxin-S6-like codes for MHRGRRLGITGLVVAVGLLLLGSATEADRGSNSAAAFVQNVVYSNRIAIFSKSYCPYSLRAKRVFSELQEKPFVIELDLRDDGREIQNVLLDLVGRYTVPQVFINGQHVGGSDETLDALANGQLQKLLGKSSI; via the exons ATGCATCGTGGTCGCCGTTTGGGCATCACCGGCCTTGTGGTCGCGGTGGGGCTGCTGCTCTTGGGATCCGCGACGGAGGCCGACCGCGGGAGCAACTCTGCCGCCGCCTTCGTCCAAAACGTCGTCTACTCCAACAGGATCGCCATCTTTTCTAAATCCTATTGCCC GTACTCTTTACGCGCTAAGCGAGTTTTCAGTGAGCTACAGGAGAAGCCGTTTGTTATAGAGCTTGATCTTCGGG ATGATGGCCGAGAAATTCAAAATGTTCTGCTAGATTTAGTTGGCCGCTACACTGTACCTCAAGTATTTATCAATGGTCAACATGTTGGTGGCTCAGATG AAACTTTGGATGCACTTGCTAATGGTCAGCTTCAGAAACTTCTTGGGAAGAGTTCCATATAG